AAGCTGTCCGAATTCGATGTGCGCATGTGCGGCATGGTCATGGAGCGTCGCGGCGAGCCGGTGTCCGTGGGGGCGGGCGCCGCCTGTCTGGGCAGACCGATCAACGCCGTGGTGTGGCTCGCCCGCACGATGGCGGCCGTGGGCACACCGCTCAAGGCGGGCGATCTGGTGCTCTCCGGCGCGCTCGGCCCAATGGCCGCCGTCACGCCGGGCGACATCTTCGAGACCCGCATCAACGGCCTGGGCTCGGTCCGAGCCGTCTTTGAACCTGCCAGCGAGGCTGCACGATGAGCCACATCCACGACTACGCCAAGCTGCTGGACGATGCAGCGCACTTCGCCCACGAAGTTGAACAGTTCGACACCGATAACCGCCTCTCGCTGGACGACGCCTACGCCATTCAGGCCGCGTCGCTCGCACGCCGCGCCGAACGCGGGGAGACGCGTGTCGGCGTGAAGATGGGGTTCACCAGCCGCGCCAAGATGATTCAGATGGGCCTCTCGGACGTGATCTGGGGCCGGCTGACGTCCGGCATGCAGGTCGAAGAGGGCACGTCCATCGACTTCAAGCGCTACGTGCATCCGCGCGTCGAGCCGGAAATCGCCTTCATTCTGAAAAAGCCGCTCGAAGGCAACGTCACGGGGCCGCAGGCGCTCGCGGCGGTGGAGGCAATTGCACCGGCCATCGAGATCATCGATTCGCGTTACAAGGACTTCAAGTTCACGCTGCCGGAGGTGATTGCCGACAACGCGTCGTCGAGCGGTTTCGTGATCGGTGCCTGGCACGACCCGCGCATCGACTTCTCGAATCTGGGGCTGGCGATGACGATCGACGGCCGCACCGTGCAGGTCGGTTCGACGGCGGCGCTGCTGGGCCATCCGCTGCGCTCGCTGGTTGCGGCGGCGCGTCTGTCGGCTGCCGCGGGCGAGCCGTTGCAGGCGGGCTGGATCGTGATGGCGGGCGGCGCGACGCCGGCCGAATACATCAAGCCGGGGCAGTACGTGTCGGTGGAAATGGAGTCGCTCGGCCGCGTGGGCTTCCACGTCTGAGCCGGATGCCGGGCGGCGGAACTTGCCGCCCGGCGTATCCTCAGCGCTTTACGCGCGCCATGACCCGCAGATCGCTCTCGATCATGCGCACGTCGGTGAATGCCAGCGCAAGCTTGTCGTCGAGCGACGTCAACGCGGGCAGATGGAACATTCCCTGGGCGTCGCCGACGATGGACGGCGCAAAGTACGTCAGCAACTCGTCCACACAACCCTCGCGCAGCATCGAGCCGTTGAGCTTGTACCCGGCTTCCACATGAATTTCGTTGAACTGGCGCTCGCCGAGCGCTCGCATCAGCGCGGGCAGTTCGACCTTGCCGTTCGCATTGGGCAGATCGAGCACGTCCACCCCCAGGTCGCGCAGACGCGACGCGCGATCCGCGTCGCCGTTGGCGCATACCACCAGCGCGTTGCCGTGGGCGAGCACCTTTGCTGTCGGCGAGATGTCCAGCCGCGAGTCCACGACGATACGTAGCGGCTGGCGGGTCGTTTCCACCTCGCGCACCGTCAGCGACGGATCGTCCTCACGTACCGTGCCGATGCCCGTGAGAATCGCGCACGCGCGCGCGCGCCACGCATGGCCGTCGGCGCGGGCGGCAGGCCCCGTCAACCACTGGCTCACGCCGTTGTTGAGCGCAGTCTTGCCGTCGAGACTGGCGGCGACCTTCATGCGCACCCACGGCGTGCCACGCGTCATGCGGGCGATGAAGCCGATGTTCATTTCGCGCGCCTCGCTCTCCAGCAAGCCGCAGCGCACCTCGATACCGGCCTCGCGCAGCATGCCCAGACCACGGCCGGCCACGAGCGGGTTCGGATCTTCCATCGCAGCGATAACGCGTTTGACGCCCGCCTCGATGAGACCCTTGGCACACGGCGGGGTGCGTCCGTAATGGCTGCACGGCTCCAGCGTGACGTAGGCGGTCGCCCCGCGAACCGATTCGCCGCGCGACCGGGCGTCTTTCATCGCCTGCACTTCGGCGTGGTCCTGACCGGCGGGCTGGGTGAAGCCTTCGCCGATCACACGCCCTTCCTGCACGAGCACGCAGCCCACGCGCGGGTTCGGCGTGGTGGTGAACATCGCGCGCTCGGCCAAAGCGAGCGCGCGGCGCATGTGAGCAAAATCCTGTTCGGAAAACATGAGGCGTCGAATCGTCAGATCATCAGCGGCCGGTCGGTCAGGGCATTGTCCGGTGCTGCGCCGGCATGGGCCGGCAGAGATTCGCGCGCAATGCCGCGCAGGGTGTTCAGTGCGTCGAGCACGCTCTGGACATAGCGTTCATCGCGAAAACCGGCGCTCATCCGGGTCACGACAGCGTCCCATCGGTGCGCAGCCACCAGCGCATTGACGCCCTTGTCGGCGATCAGCTCGATGTCGTGATCGGCGATGTTGATGTACAGCAGTATGCCTGTGCGCTCGCTCGTGTGCGCGACCCCCAACTGATGAAACAGTTGAACGGCCCGTTGACGGCACGTCTGACCCTGCCAGACGCTCGCCAGCGGCATCGCCGCTTCGATCACCAGGCGGATCTCGCAACGATGCTCGCGCTCGGATTCGCGGATCGACGTCTCGAGCAGATCGAGCGCGCGTTCGGGAAACAGCCAGCGGGCGTGGGCGCGCCACGTGCCGGCATGACGCAGCCAGCGCGAGATGTCGTGAGGCTTCGCTTGCATTGCGATGTCCTTGTCGTGTGCTCTCGCCATGGCGCTCACCAGTTCCCCGACGAGCCGCCGCCGTCGAATCCGCCGCCACCGCCGCCGCCGAATCCACCACCACCGCCCCCAAATCCGCCGCCGTCGCTGCGTCCCCAGCTCCCGCCGAGGCCTCCACCAATGCCCCCGCCGATGCCGCCCCAGCCGCCGGGGCCGATGCGCCCGCGCTGCCCGGTGAGCACGCGCGAGCGCGGATCGTTGGGGCCGGCGCCGGGCAGTCCGGCGCCCTGGAACCGCCTGCGGCTCTCCATGAGCACCACCATCGCGATGATGAACACGATGAAGAGCAACGGCAGGAAGTCGGACAGATCGGAGTGCGGTGCGCGCGTGGAAGGCAGGTTCGGCGCAGGCAGCGCTTCGTTGTTCATGGCGGCTTGTACGGCGGCCACGCCCGCGGCCAGACCACCGAAGAAGTCGCCCTGACGAAAGTACGGCGCCATGACGTCGCGCAGGATGCGTCCGGAGACGGCATCCGTGAGTGAGCCTTGCACGCCGCGTCCGACTTCGATTCGCATTTTGCGCAAGTCGTTCGGATTGTCTTTGGCGATGAGGAGAATCACGCCGTCGTCGATGCCCTTGCGCCCGGCTTTCCACGCGTCGGCCACGCGAATGCTGTATTGATCGATGGTCTCGGGTGCGGTGCTCGGCAGCATCAGAATGAAGATCTGACTGCCACGCTGTTGCTCATACTGCGCGAGTTGATTTTCAAGCGCGCCGCGCTGATCGGGCGTGAGCGTGCCGGTCAGATCGGTCACCCGCGCGGTGAGCGCGGGCACGGCGACCGGCGCCTCGGCGCCGGCCGGCAGCGCGAGCCAGCACAGACTGGCCAGCGCAAGCGCCCGAAGCGTTTGCAGCAAACGCTTCGACCGGGCAAACCCGACCCATGCAGCAGCCATTGCAGCAGCCATTGCGGGGCCCTCAGAACTTGACGGCCGGGGCCGTGGAGATGGCCTTCTCGTTGTCCACCGTGAAATTCGGCTTCGTGGCGTAGCCGAACACCTTGGCCGTCAGATTGTTCGGGAACTGACGCACGTAGACGTTGTAGTCCTGCACCGCCTGAATGTAACGGTTACGCGCGACGGTGATGCGGTTTTCCGTGCCTTCGAGCTGCGATTGCAGATCGCGGAACAGGCCGTCCGCCTTCAGGTTCGGATAGTTCTCCGAGACCGCCATCAAACGCGACAGCGCACCGGACAACTCCCCCTGCGCCTGCTGGAAGCGCTTGAAAGCCTCGGGGTCGTTGAGCGTTTCGGGCGTTACCGTGATGCTCGTCGCCTTGGCGCGGGCATTGATGACCTCGGTGAGCGTGGCCTGTTCGTGCGAGGCGTAGCCCTTCACGGTGTTCACCAGATTCGGCACCAGATCGGCGCGCCGCTGGTACTGGTTGACGACTTCGCTCCAGGACGCCTTGACCGCCTCGTCCTTCACCTGAATTTCGTTGTATCCGCAGGCGGACAGCAATGACGTAAGCAGCCCCAGCGCGAGCCAGCGCAAGAGTGACTGACGGAGCGTGATCGGCAGCATCTGCATAATGTTTCCCCTTGTTATGGCCGGACGAATGTCCAATGAGTCGAACGGTTCCTGCGGACTGAGCAATTGTTGGAGCGCCCTGCCTGCCAGAGAGTAGGCGAGCGCTCCGTGGGGTTACGCAATCGTCCCAAACGCCTCCCGCGCGGCGTCGATCGTCGCGTCGAGAATCGCGTCGTCATGCGCGGCGGAGACGAAGCCCGCTTCGAACGCGCTCGGCGCGAGGTAGACACCGCGATCGAGCATGGCGTGGAAAAACCTGTTGAAGCGCGCAACGTCCGACGTCGTGACTTCGGCAAAGCTTTGCGGCACGCTGGCGCGGAAGTACAGACCGAACATGCCGCCGACGCTGTCGCCCGAGAACGGCACGCCGGCCGCCTGAGCAGCCTCGACCAGCCCCGTCACGAGCTTCGACGTGCGCCTGGCCAGAGCTTCGTAGAAGCCCGGCGCCTGAATCAGCCTGAGTGTCGCGAGCCCGGCTGCCACGGCCAGCGGGTTGCCCGAGAGCGTGCCGGCCTGATAGACGCCGCCCAGCGGCGCCAGATGCGACATGATGTCGCGGCGTCCGCCGAAGGCCGCCGCGGGCATTCCGCCGCCGATGACCTTGCCCAG
This is a stretch of genomic DNA from Pandoraea faecigallinarum. It encodes these proteins:
- the ribD gene encoding bifunctional diaminohydroxyphosphoribosylaminopyrimidine deaminase/5-amino-6-(5-phosphoribosylamino)uracil reductase RibD, with the translated sequence MFSEQDFAHMRRALALAERAMFTTTPNPRVGCVLVQEGRVIGEGFTQPAGQDHAEVQAMKDARSRGESVRGATAYVTLEPCSHYGRTPPCAKGLIEAGVKRVIAAMEDPNPLVAGRGLGMLREAGIEVRCGLLESEAREMNIGFIARMTRGTPWVRMKVAASLDGKTALNNGVSQWLTGPAARADGHAWRARACAILTGIGTVREDDPSLTVREVETTRQPLRIVVDSRLDISPTAKVLAHGNALVVCANGDADRASRLRDLGVDVLDLPNANGKVELPALMRALGERQFNEIHVEAGYKLNGSMLREGCVDELLTYFAPSIVGDAQGMFHLPALTSLDDKLALAFTDVRMIESDLRVMARVKR
- a CDS encoding 2-keto-4-pentenoate hydratase, whose translation is MSHIHDYAKLLDDAAHFAHEVEQFDTDNRLSLDDAYAIQAASLARRAERGETRVGVKMGFTSRAKMIQMGLSDVIWGRLTSGMQVEEGTSIDFKRYVHPRVEPEIAFILKKPLEGNVTGPQALAAVEAIAPAIEIIDSRYKDFKFTLPEVIADNASSSGFVIGAWHDPRIDFSNLGLAMTIDGRTVQVGSTAALLGHPLRSLVAAARLSAAAGEPLQAGWIVMAGGATPAEYIKPGQYVSVEMESLGRVGFHV
- a CDS encoding TPM domain-containing protein, with the translated sequence MARAHDKDIAMQAKPHDISRWLRHAGTWRAHARWLFPERALDLLETSIRESEREHRCEIRLVIEAAMPLASVWQGQTCRQRAVQLFHQLGVAHTSERTGILLYINIADHDIELIADKGVNALVAAHRWDAVVTRMSAGFRDERYVQSVLDALNTLRGIARESLPAHAGAAPDNALTDRPLMI
- a CDS encoding TPM domain-containing protein — its product is MAAAWVGFARSKRLLQTLRALALASLCWLALPAGAEAPVAVPALTARVTDLTGTLTPDQRGALENQLAQYEQQRGSQIFILMLPSTAPETIDQYSIRVADAWKAGRKGIDDGVILLIAKDNPNDLRKMRIEVGRGVQGSLTDAVSGRILRDVMAPYFRQGDFFGGLAAGVAAVQAAMNNEALPAPNLPSTRAPHSDLSDFLPLLFIVFIIAMVVLMESRRRFQGAGLPGAGPNDPRSRVLTGQRGRIGPGGWGGIGGGIGGGLGGSWGRSDGGGFGGGGGGFGGGGGGGFDGGGSSGNW
- a CDS encoding LemA family protein, whose product is MQMLPITLRQSLLRWLALGLLTSLLSACGYNEIQVKDEAVKASWSEVVNQYQRRADLVPNLVNTVKGYASHEQATLTEVINARAKATSITVTPETLNDPEAFKRFQQAQGELSGALSRLMAVSENYPNLKADGLFRDLQSQLEGTENRITVARNRYIQAVQDYNVYVRQFPNNLTAKVFGYATKPNFTVDNEKAISTAPAVKF